The sequence GAAGGTGCTGTGAAGGATACGAATAAAATCATAATAGGAGACATTAAACCGATAATTTTCATTTGTTTCTTCTGTTCTGGTGAATAACCAATCATGGAAACAAAGTATTGTGCTAAATAGACAAGTCCGGCGATAATTGCAAGCACCATATCCGACGAACCTAAATTAAACCATAAGAATGTGTGGCTAGCAATTTCGGACGATCCACGAATAGCATAGTAGAAAGCCATCAAAATCGGCATTTGAATAAGTAACGGTAAACAACCCATTTGCATCGGATTGATATTATACTTAGAATAAACGGCCATCATTTCTTTTTGAATAGTTGCTTGTTCTTCTTTCGATGTAGCGCGTTTTAGTCGAGCTTGAATTTCATCAATTTCTGGTTTGGCAACGGCCATTTTGGATTGCATACCCATTTGAGCTTTAGCAGTACGTAAGTTTAGTGGCATAATTAGTGCACGGATAAGTAACGTCGTGATAATAATCGCAACCCCGTAATTATCTCCAACAAAGGATGCAACGAACATAATAAAACTAGTAAATGGTTGTACCAAATAAGTGCTAAAAAAACCATCTGTATTTTGTGACGGGTCCATACTACAACCTGTAAGTAATAGTAGAGCACCAAGTAAAACGCTAATTAAAATAATATTTTTCTTTTTCAATGTTTCATTTTCCTCCTAAATAGTAAAATAGTCGATTCATACGTTGGAAAATGAAAAACTGTCTTCGT comes from Listeria monocytogenes and encodes:
- a CDS encoding membrane protein insertase YidC yields the protein MKKKNIILISVLLGALLLLTGCSMDPSQNTDGFFSTYLVQPFTSFIMFVASFVGDNYGVAIIITTLLIRALIMPLNLRTAKAQMGMQSKMAVAKPEIDEIQARLKRATSKEEQATIQKEMMAVYSKYNINPMQMGCLPLLIQMPILMAFYYAIRGSSEIASHTFLWFNLGSSDMVLAIIAGLVYLAQYFVSMIGYSPEQKKQMKIIGLMSPIMILFVSFTAPSALALYWAVGGLFLAGQTLLTKKLYMNKHPEIKVMEQEEKEFEQIVEEQKKEK